The Nostoc sp. 'Lobaria pulmonaria (5183) cyanobiont' genome window below encodes:
- the ctpB gene encoding carboxyl-terminal processing protease CtpB: MNQSAKSYSPLQVALIGGAIATTATMSVFGPAWTRGVRAALALQDSPKVIVDQVWQLVNHEYVDGKFNQQDWQATRQSLLSKDYSSREEAYTAIREALQKLGDPYTRFMDPQQFEALTSQTSGEVSGIGVRMEVNEKTQRLTVVEAIENSPALKAGIKAGDEILAIDGKSTLKMKVDDASKLIRGKAGTPIKIRVGRAGQNAFDLKLTRASIEVPTVRYTLRQEGNRRVGYIRLREFSAHAADQMQRAIRDLNTKKVDSYVLDLRGNPGGLLQASIEIARMWYDNGGIVKTIDRVGSSEETKANRTALTNRPLAVLVDGNSASASEILTGALKDNKRAVVVGGQTFGKALVQSVHELADGSGLAVTIAHYYTPAGTDINHKGITPDIKLDLTEAQERQLASNPNLIGTKSDPQYARAIAILSNNNFAQPPANQPTRPMSRAGDLKF; this comes from the coding sequence ATGAACCAATCTGCGAAAAGTTACTCACCGCTCCAAGTAGCCTTGATTGGTGGAGCGATCGCCACAACTGCTACCATGTCCGTGTTCGGCCCCGCTTGGACTCGTGGTGTCCGTGCTGCTCTAGCCCTACAAGACAGCCCAAAAGTGATAGTTGACCAAGTTTGGCAACTGGTAAATCATGAATATGTTGATGGTAAATTTAATCAACAAGATTGGCAAGCAACCAGGCAAAGCCTGTTGAGCAAAGACTACTCTTCTCGCGAAGAAGCATACACTGCCATCCGCGAAGCTTTACAAAAGTTGGGAGATCCTTACACTCGGTTCATGGACCCCCAACAATTTGAAGCTCTGACTAGCCAAACATCTGGGGAAGTCTCTGGTATTGGCGTTCGGATGGAAGTGAACGAAAAAACTCAGCGGCTCACGGTTGTCGAAGCCATAGAAAATTCTCCGGCGCTGAAAGCTGGGATCAAAGCAGGCGATGAAATTTTGGCAATTGACGGCAAATCCACTCTCAAAATGAAAGTGGATGATGCTTCTAAGCTAATCCGTGGCAAAGCGGGTACTCCCATCAAGATACGGGTGGGACGCGCAGGCCAAAATGCTTTTGATTTGAAGCTGACAAGGGCAAGTATTGAAGTCCCAACAGTACGCTATACCCTCAGACAAGAAGGGAACCGCCGCGTTGGCTATATCCGTTTGCGAGAATTTAGCGCCCACGCCGCAGACCAAATGCAACGAGCCATCCGCGATTTGAACACAAAGAAAGTTGATTCTTATGTCTTAGATTTGCGGGGAAATCCTGGCGGTTTGTTGCAGGCGAGCATTGAAATTGCTCGGATGTGGTATGATAACGGCGGAATTGTCAAGACAATAGACCGTGTGGGCAGCAGTGAGGAAACTAAAGCCAATCGTACTGCTTTGACAAATCGTCCTTTGGCGGTCTTAGTGGATGGTAATTCAGCTAGTGCTAGTGAAATCCTTACAGGGGCGCTCAAGGATAATAAGCGGGCGGTAGTTGTAGGTGGTCAAACCTTTGGCAAAGCCTTAGTCCAGTCAGTTCATGAACTCGCAGATGGTTCCGGCTTGGCTGTCACAATTGCCCATTACTACACCCCGGCGGGAACGGATATTAACCACAAAGGAATTACACCAGATATCAAGCTAGACTTGACAGAGGCACAAGAGCGTCAATTGGCTTCTAATCCAAATTTAATCGGAACTAAGAGCGATCCCCAATATGCTCGAGCGATCGCAATTCTATCAAATAACAACTTTGCCCAGCCGCCAGCAAATCAACCGACTCGACCGATGAGCCGCGCTGGTGACTTGAAATTTTAG
- a CDS encoding YdcF family protein: MKRKFPIKSLISIKKKSVNLWQLLQKLSGGLYVVLGVWLIFTTITLLFASSQPIGAFFVLGGSINRETYVAQQAKQHPQTPILISHGSPDPCIRLIFQAELAELQNVWLENCANSTFENFYYSIPILRRWGVHKVMLITSTSHLPRAKWMAQILLGAHGIWVEPEIVQELGIPGNHESWTKTGLDVTRSLFWAILSQIIQPQCSNVTKLTEVDMQAWEHRGFHCEHQGGLTR, translated from the coding sequence ATGAAACGCAAATTTCCCATCAAATCATTAATTTCTATTAAAAAAAAATCTGTTAATCTGTGGCAATTGTTACAAAAACTCAGTGGTGGATTGTACGTTGTCCTGGGTGTTTGGCTGATTTTTACTACTATAACCTTACTTTTTGCTTCTTCACAGCCAATAGGTGCCTTTTTTGTGCTAGGTGGCAGTATTAATCGAGAAACTTATGTTGCCCAACAAGCAAAACAACACCCACAAACCCCAATTTTAATTTCTCATGGTTCCCCAGATCCCTGTATACGGTTAATTTTTCAGGCGGAATTAGCAGAGTTACAAAACGTTTGGTTAGAAAACTGCGCAAATTCTACCTTTGAAAATTTTTATTATAGTATTCCAATTTTGCGCCGTTGGGGAGTGCATAAAGTCATGTTGATTACCTCGACAAGTCATTTACCCAGAGCTAAATGGATGGCACAGATTCTTTTAGGTGCTCATGGTATTTGGGTAGAGCCAGAGATTGTTCAAGAATTGGGTATTCCTGGTAATCATGAATCTTGGACTAAAACTGGATTAGATGTAACACGCAGCTTATTTTGGGCGATTTTAAGTCAAATTATTCAACCGCAATGCTCAAATGTTACAAAACTTACCGAAGTAGATATGCAAGCTTGGGAGCATCGAGGTTTTCATTGCGAACACCAAGGAGGGTTGACGAGATAA